One genomic window of Monodelphis domestica isolate mMonDom1 chromosome 1, mMonDom1.pri, whole genome shotgun sequence includes the following:
- the LOC100030898 gene encoding arginine--tRNA ligase, cytoplasmic-like yields the protein MTDIVKEFEEKGFVQVDDGRKIVFVPESSVPLTIVKSDGGYTYDTSDLAAIKQRLMEEKADIIIYVVDSGQAVHFQAIFVAAQMIGWYDPKVTRVSHAGFGVVLGEDKKKFKTRSGDTVRLIDLLEEGLKRSMDKLKEKERDKVLTPEELKAAQTSVAFGCIRYADLSHNRMNDYIFSFDKMLDDRGNTAAYLLYAFTRIRSIARLANIDEEMLQKAAKETKIILDHEKEWKLGRCILRFPEILQKILDDLFLHTLCDYIYELATTFTEFYDSCYCVEKDRQTGKILKVNMWRMLLCEATAAIMAKGFDILGIKPLQKM from the exons GATTTGTGCAGGTGGATGATGGGAGGAAGATTGTGTTTGTCCCAGAAAGCTCAGTTCCACTAACAATAGTAAAATCAGATGGAGGTTATACTTATGATACATCTGACTTAGCTGCTATCAAGCAAAGACTAATGGAAGAAAAGGCAGATATAATTATCTATGTGGTAGACAGTGGACAG GCTGTACACTTTCAGgcaatatttgtagcagctcagATGATTGGATGGTATGATCCTAAAGTGACCCGAGTAAGCCATGCTGGATTTGGCGTAGTGCTAGGAGAAGACAA gaaaaaatttaaaactcgCTCAGGTGATACAGTGCGCCTCATAGATCTGTTAGAGGAAGGACTGAAAAGGTCTATGGATaaactgaaggaaaaagaaagagataag GTTTTAACTCCAGAGGAATTGAAGGCTGCTCAGACTTCGGTCGCTTTTGGCTGCATCAGATATGCTGATCTTTCCCACAATAGGATGAATGACTACATCTTCTCCTTTGACAAAATGCTAGATGACAGAGGAAACACAGCAGCTTACTTACTATATGCCTTCACTAGGATAAG ATCTATTGCTCGATTGGCTAACATTGATGAAGAGATGTTACAGAAAGCTGCTAAGGAAACTAAGATCATTTTGGACCATGAGAAGGAATGGAAGCTAGGCCGGTGTATTTTACGTTTTCCTGAGATTCTGCAAAAGATTTTGGATGACTTGTTTCTCCACACGCTCTGTGATTATATCTATGAATTAGCAACCACTTTTACAGAATTCTATGATAGTTGTTATTGCGTGGAAAAAGATCGCCAGACTG GTAAAATATTGAAGGTGAACATGTGGAGGATGTTATTGTGTGAAGCAACTGCTGCTATCATGGCTAAAGGATTTGATATCCTAGGTATAAAACCTCTTCAGAAGATGTGA